A segment of the Anopheles cruzii chromosome 2, idAnoCruzAS_RS32_06, whole genome shotgun sequence genome:
CTGGTGGTGTCCTAGGCCTAGGAAAGGTGATCAGGAACGTGGTAAACTgtaaaaccaaacaagaaCAAACCGACCTGGAGCTAAGATTACACGATTAAATACCTCTCCTACTATTTACGTATTCGCTTCTTACACGTACAGAGCGCGTCTTACAGCCTAGTAAACAACCTAAAGTGATTggcattttgtttcttcattcACCTAAATACTTGATAAAACCATACGCTTTGTGTGTAACGATTCTTTACAATAAATGTTCAGCTTCTTGTTCAGCGTTCCTCCGCGAGGAAACAAGGGAGTGCCCGATTTTCGGTTATCATACACTTTCGCCGGATCGGACGCGGCCACCCACACGCTCTTAATACGTACTGGAAGAAATCGATAGTCTAAGCGTCGGAGTAACGACTGCGTTGACGAATAGATAAAGACAAAAGAACACCACTGAAGCATTTTGGCAAACGGCCCGACAGTCTACGACACGCCGTCGATAACGACGAAACAGTTAGTGTGACAATGGGACTGTTCTAACAGGTGGCCACCTACTGGTCACATACTGGAGTCGACTGATTTGTTTATGGTGTTATTTGGGTCTTAGCAATACGTATCCGTGTCCTTTCGTACACTCCAGCCGAAAACAATAGCAGCACCAAGAGCGCCGGAttaacgaaaaaagaaataattgtaatattcaatttaaaatggTTACCAACTGCCTCACACTGCAGAGGATGAACAGGAGGATTAAATTAGTCTAcccaatcgaatcgaaatcaaCCGATATGGTTCGGTGCTGGTCATCGACACGGGCacaacaatattttaatatacAATTTCACTGCTGTACATTTTAAAGGTAAACGCTTTAAACGTCCAACAGATCGCAATGACCCTTGGGTTGAAGCGTTCCTTCCCCGTGCGAGTGCATCGAttagtggcgcgcgcgcgcaggttTATTTTTGCCACGCATGCATGTCCGAACAgctctctctccttcgctcTCTACACGTCCTGCTTACCTACGGCGCTGCTAACTGATTAACTTATAGCATCTAGTGTCCCTATTCAGTTGTCTATACAATTTACTTAAGGTGCTAGCCCCCTaaaagaaacagaaatgaCAGTCTCAACAAAATCCTCGATCGCtcggctgctgatgctgatttcGGCGGACTTCCGGGGAAGGGTAATGGGTGTTCTTCGGCAGACTCTGCCAGGGCTGCTCTTGGAGGGCGGGCTGCGCTCTGCGTGGCTACTCAGCACAGATGCAAAAGGCAGTCGCCCTCCTCGATCGACCACACTACTAGCCGCTGCTGTTCCGGTTCGTGCTcccactgctgctggtgccaccaccagcaccggtacCGCTGCCGCTGATACTGTTGTACCGAGCCCTGAAGCCCGCCGGCCTGTGTCAGGCGCCCAATCCATCGGAATACGAAGAAATGCTGCTCCGGGTCGAGCCCACCGGGTGCAGATGCAGGTGGTCGTGCGCCTGCGGGGACTGCGGCGGCATCGGTACCAGACTGTTGCCGTACAGTTGTTCCATCTCTTCCAGCTGCTGGGCGAACGCTTCTTCCAGGCGCTGCGTATCGATTGGAAAAAGAACAGAACAATCATCCATTATCGTCTTGGCCTCGGTGTGGTTTCGGGTTTCACTgcggtggaaaagaaaaaacatgaaGAACGATCCACCACCGACTCACCCTCGAACTGATTAAAACAGATGAAAAGACAAATGTAACGAAAGAGAATtgcacaccgaaccgaaaacacacTACGTGgcaaaaaaactaaataaatagcAAAATAACGGAACTAAAACAAATCACTACTATAAACCGTAACGGAGTGATAAACCACCACCAGGAAGTAAGTCACAGAAAAGCTTTACTCAAACTTTTAACTCAATAAGTTCAGACCCCTGTATCGTGGACCCAACGATGTGGCCAAGACTTCCTACCGAGAACATCTAGGCGATGTGTCacctaaaaaaaataaatcacgcGCGACCGATCGCCAACACGTTCCAGTAGCGCCGCGGCAGGTTCGGTGCGTCAGAAAGATGAATGATAATTGTATGCAGCGGCGGGGTGTTGCGcatgcataaattaaaactgCAAGCGCATCAATCATCAGGCCGAACGCACCGCACCAACAAGTGCATTTAACGCCCGTTGCGAGGAGACGAAAAATGTCCTTGCCCGCTCAGTTCTCGCTTTCGATGGCCGGCGCAACCGACAGAGATTGCTTGGAGTCTCTCTCACGTGTCCATCATTAGTGGCGGCGCGCGAATGTTCTTGAATGCTAAGTGTGGCCCATTCTGTTGGCCACCCAGCTCGCCATCCAATCAGCTATCCAaccagcgatcgatcgaacaaaCTATCCTTCAAAGGCACGAGTCGTGAGGAGGACACACGCCGTGAGATCGCGTCACCCACCGGATATCGGTGCTATCTACAGCCACTAATCAATCCGCGCGCCCGCGCTTCGAGGCCTTCACGCCTTCAGCGCACTAAGGTTGAGTGGTCTCCTGAACGTGCTCTGAGTATGTCGGACAGCTGAATGGGACGGAATGTCAGCGCGCACAATAACGGATCAGCGCAGCGTCTCGAGCAGCACTGTGGCGTCTGTTTGTCTCAGTATAGAACCGTTCTCCGGCGAGTTCGGGCGATGTTTCGGGAAGTCTAGAGAGCACAGAGCAGGAACCAGTCAGAAACATGTTCAGGGTTTACAGCCGATGGAGCCGTTTCCTGGTGTGGTTTGCCATCgttaaccaccaccaccacctgtgGACGGTTGGTGCGGCGTTCGATTATTGTGCCGCCTCGAAGGACCTCTGTCAGGTGGACGGGGCGCGCCATGTTGTCTGCAATGGGCGCAATTTTTCTACCGTGTGTCACCAGCCGAAGCTGATCAAGATGACCGAGCGCTACCGGGAGCAGGTACTGGAGTTTCACAACCGACTGCGGAACAATGTGGCGTGCGGTTACTTCCGACGCTACGCCGAAGCTAGCTCGATGGAGCAGTTGGTAAGTTGCAGCCGGACGCCTAATCCGAAGGGGAACTCTGAACCGCCGTTCTACGATCGCCGTTAGGAATGGAGCCCCAAGTTGGCGCGCATGGCCGAGTACAACGCCCGGACGTGCACATTCGCTCACGACGAGTGCCGAAATACGCGTAAGTTGCGTGCGGTTGGACAAAACCTGGCCATCAACTGGTTCCACGGGGTCAACGTGAGCGTGACGCAGGCCATCGACAGTTTCCAGCGGCACTGGTACCAGGAGTACGAGAACGGCCACCAGAAGCTACTCAATCGGTACACACAACACTCGATCCAAGCCGGTATCGGCCACTTCACGCAGATGATACACGCCGACACGCAATCCGTCGGCTGCGCTATGGTACGCTTCGCTGGCACAAGGCAGGGAGTGACCGTGACGCAGTACTATCTCGTGTGCAACTACTCCGAAGGTAACCTGTACGAGAGGCCCGTCTACCGGAAGGGCAAACGGTGCAGCAAGTGTAAGTACGGTTGctccgctgccgctgcctaCAAATGCTTGTGTCGAAAGCAATAGTAGTGGCCCGGGGTGACCACACTAATCCATCCTCCAAACCACTTCACCGTTGCGCCGCGCTTGCCAAGTGGCTATCGGGGCGCCACTCTAGCTTCACTAACACATTAACGTCGTACTAGGAGACCGTGGGTCAGTCAATGTGGCTCGAAtaaaccgaagaaaaattaGTTTCCCTAGGAGATGTACTTTGTTTAATCGGAAACATCTGCGCACCTAACGGTAACGCACGCGTACTGCGTAATTGTCTCTTCACGGCGCTGAATCATCCGTTGGTTCCTTCTCGGTAACAGAACGTGCCTCGGCGCTTCGGTCGGTTTGAAAAGTACTTGTTCCATAAAGCATGTGTCGCCACTGCGCATGTCACGTGAATTCTGCTGGAACTTAGAACGTCTGCTACTGCTGCAACAGGTTTTCTCCTCATTCCGCTGCGACATCACCGACATGATTCCTGGCGCAATCCACACCGCCATTAGCGACACGTGATATGCTTTCGAATGGGTGTCATCAATTGGTTAGGTTTACGATGGACAGTTAAACATGGCTACCCGGAATGCGAAATGTTCCTAAACACAAATGTAACAAAAGTTAAACACAGTAACGAGTAACACAGAAATGGTGGGgcagaaatgaaaacaataaccACGGAACATAGCACAAAAAATTAGATACCAAACGAATGGGACAAACCAAACTCAATGGGACACAGATGAGCACTAGacatcaaacggaacggaagaggCACCCTCCCAATTGGAACGGTTCATCTGGCAGCGCcgttaaaacacaaaacaaaaaggaggACACATAGAGAGTAGAGAGTGCAGAACCAACCTTCAAGCGTTACAGAAAACGGGACGAGACTAGCAGAGCCCCCATGCGGTGCGCGCGTTCGAAAGAGAGACAGCCGTGGGGCGATGTCTCCGAAGAGGTCCCAGAGGATGTTGCTTAGAGTAGTGTTGGCGCGCAATTGATAGTGGACACACACGAAAGAGGTACTGCAGTGTCGTCCgcagtgtcgtcgtcgtcgtccctcgCTCCCTCGCATGCATGCGTTGCGTCACACGTTTGCCCTCTCTTTGGCCAGTACGTTTTAGTATTCACAGTGTTAGTAACGTACGGTGTTGGGTCGCGGTGTTAGTAGGCGTCATCATTAGGCTTGAGTTTCTGTTGGGTTATGGTagcaccaccatcggccatcggatgtccatcgatcgatgaagCGTTGCTTGTTTGGCGTAAAGGAATAAGGAGCAAGACGGGAAtagagaaagcgagaaaaaggaCAATGGGGATGGATGCTCCACTGGTGGCCTCGTTTAAACGTTCGTATCATCATCCTTGCTCGGTGCCAGCAGTACCGGTGTCGAGGGAGACAGCTTCAAACCCCCGGGCGGGCCGGATTTGCGCCCGGGCATGGTACCCCCAGTGggcaccgctgccgccggcaaCGGAAGACCTCCGCGGGCCGAACTGAACGTGGTCAACCGGTGATTGAGGTTCGCATCGGACGCGGTGAACGAGTTCTCCCCCAGCCGACTCGGGCCCCAACCCACGCTACTGCGgggcatcgtcgtcgtgaccaTGCCCGATCCAGTAAGGTACTGCGGGATGTTCGAGCGGTTCGTCATGCCGTCGAAAATGTTAATCGGTTTCCGCGATGGTGGCGTCGACGAGGTCGAGGCCGCCGTCGAGTTCAGGCGAATCGAAACCATACCACGATCCTTCGGCTCCGTAAGTCGGCTTTGCGACGCGCTGTAGTTAGAGGATGGGCCACCACTGCGCGCCTGTGGCCCCGCCGCAAGCCCGTACGTGGACGCTGCCGAGCTACTACTTCCGGCAGTCGAATGAAGAAAACTTTTGATCGGAATTCGAGTACGCTTGCCGGACGACAGTATGTCTTCCGACTTGCGCCGCAAATGAAcaccaccgccaacaccgtcgtcgttggtgtgCACGTACTTGACCGCGTATTGGTAGCTGCCGTGAGCACCATGCatgacaccaccaccaacaggaccaccaccaacaggaccaccaccactgccgccagccccaccggggggatggttttcgctttcgttctcCTCCAGCACCGAGTCGTAGGACGAGGCCAGCGAAAGCTTGTGGCCCGAGTTGGGCGTGTTCGGTACGGAGCGGCTCAGATCCGGCACCGAGCCGTGTATGGTGCTGCGACTACTACCGTTGGGCACGTTGGGAAGCGTTAGGAACGTACGGGACCGGGTAATGTTGAGCAGCCGCAGGGACCGGGTGTTGAGCGAGTTGGCGCGATTGCGGAGCTCGGGCGGCACGATAAAGTCACCGTCGAATTCGCGCCGATCCACCGGGCCGCCCCAGGCCGCCTCGTACTCGTCCACCATTCGGTTCAGCTCGCGCTCGACGGCCTACCCAGCGCCGTGCCCCGTGTGGTCACGGTCCCAGGGGGGAATGCATCACACGAATTGGACACGGGCAGAAGAGAAAGATGCATTTTATTTTGGGATGTTGGGATATTGTTAGTGGGAAATggataaaatagaaaaagcaaaagaaaattggTTCGATTACGATTAGTTAGTGTGTTGCAACTGTACAATCGCCGCAGGCAGTACGGAATGGTTAACATCGGTTAAAAGCCAATTATTTGTTACTGGAAGTTAGTTTTAGATGCTATTTTGGGTTATTCTGATCTACGACCACGCAACTACACACTCTTCGCGCAACACAGCCATTCGAATGCGCAGCGATCGATTCACTCAACTTAGTACTTCACTGTGAGGGCTTCCTGAGGACAAATTTTCGGAGAGTGTGCCGACGAAGATTTTCAAAATGGATGTGCAGGATTTTACTAGTTTTCACTCACCGATCGCCATTCATAAGATGTTGTTTTATAGATACAGTTCAACAGTACATTGACACGCTGCCATAATAGACTTTGCGGTCCATTTGTGTTCAATGTTACTTTTACTTACGGATATGTAtatcattttaaaaatatctGCACGACATAAACATCGACCAACATTGGCCAACGTCGGCTTTCAACCAAAGTGGCTCAGTCATATTATTATTTGTGCCCCTGGTTGGGGTTCCTAAACCAGTTCATTTTCATGATATTCCACTCACCTGTTTCCGGGGCATGAGCTGTCCCTTCCACTCGCGCAGGTCTTTCTGTAGCGCTTCATCGCACTCGCGCAGTTTGGCCGTTTCGTGCTCCAGTAGCTGCTTTCGTTTCTCATTCTGAAGCTGCTCCAACTCTCTACGGTTAGGAAAGGAAAATGGTTCATATTGAGCATTATATAAGGATGCAgagtttcgcttcgctcgtaCCTGATTGAACCCTCGGAGGTAGCTCGTAGCTCTTCCAGCTGTTTGCTGTGCTTAGTTTCGAAGCGCAACTGCTCTTGGGTGTACCGTTTCTTCTCCTGTTCTTGAAACTGTCGAACGGACGAAAACGAACATTACATTAAACACACTCGAACAGATCGAGACAAAATGATAGAGCTTCGCACCTTTTTCAGCTTGTCACGCTCCACCTCCGGATCGGTGGTCATCGATATGCGCAACGATTCGCGGAACATCATGTCGCGTGCCTTCCGCTCGGCGCGTATTCTCTTTGGCAGGGCTCGCCTCTCGATCGTTTGTCTCTTTACCAGTTCCTCCTCCTTACGCGTAATCATGCTGTAAATTGGGTGGATTCGCACAAAGATTAGATACACCAATGCCAGAAAGCTTCCTAACACACGGTCGTACCGCTTGATCTGGTCCAGTTCCTTCTCGTGTCGGATTATCATCTGATGGCGCTGCATGAAGCAGATGTCTTTCACGTGCCGTTTCGCTAGCTGATGTTTATCGTGAATGTGCTTTTCCTCTAGCTCCCACAGCATTGCTTCGCGCGTCCTCATCGCCTAAACAATCGCAATCAGTAATGCAGACGTTAAATCAAGTGCATTtagattgaaataaaaacacggATAGAAGAAACGGTTGAACTATAGATTCTCATATAACAACAAAATAAGCACTATTCTTGACGAGAAGGCAGCTCATCGCACCCATAAATCTTCAAAATGCAGTGCCTGTCCACCAAGCAACATAccgtttgcttttgctgcaGATGGCCCTTGTCGGTGGACGAAAGCTTCTCCCGGTAGATTTCGCTGATCCGGCGCAACGCCATTTCATGAGTCTCGGACAGCCGCGACAGAAACGACTTCTCGCGCTCCTCGTGCTCGAACTCCATCTGTGTTTTGCGGTTGCGGAACTCGTCTTTTCGTTTCTCCTTCGGCAACAGATCCACTTCCTGCTTGAGCAGTCGTATCTCTTGCTTCAAACCGTCCCGGAACTGCAAAAGTAACAGTAGGTTCTGTCTCTCGGTCTGCCTTTCTCATTCGCTTCGGTAACTTACCAACTTAAGCTCGCGCTCCTGCTCGGCCCGGATTTTCTTGGACGTGTTGCGAAGTTccgcttcctgctgctgctcgaactTCTCCACCgtctgccggtggtgccgggcgAGCACGTCCATGTCCGCCTCGAACGTGCGCTCCAGCTGTACCCGCTCCtgttcgaactttttctcCTGCTGCTCTTTGgcgttcgcttccttcgcttGCAGATCGTAGAACTGCTTCTTTTCTTGCTTCTGCAGCATCTTCAGCTCGCGCAACTCCTGCTTCCGGAACAGGTGGTCGTCGTACAGCTTGTTGCTGTCCTCATCGCTGTAGATCACcttgctcgtcgtcgtcgtcacctgCACGCCGTCGATTTCAAACTTGCGCGTCCGTTTGcgcgttttcttcttcaaattTTGCAGATGCAACTCCTCCTTGGTGATGGTTCGGTTTGCCTTCTGCCTCactgcgccaccgccgcttccggcgccagcaccaccgccagcaccaccggtggtggtggttgcagCGCTTGTCACGCCCGCTTGAGCGGCCGTGTTCGGCGATCCTGCGGTAAGACCCGACGGCAGTGGGGCCAGTTTATCATCGTCCGGCtcaccagcagccggcggcagTTGCTTCCGTCGTAGTGTGACCTCTTCCTCGAGCAACTCTGCGGCACCCTGCTCGCGACTATCGTGACTAGTGGTGGTCGCGATACTTTCCGCATCGCTCCGAtcgtgctgcagctgctgcttcgaagtggtgccacttccggtgcgctgATGATGCGCACCCGCTGCCCCACCAACCACCGTCCCGTGAATGGGGGTACTGGCGGAGCGAACCGACCCACCGGCACCATCGAACGATCCCACACTGCTGTCCGGGGAAATCCGTTGCTTTTCTATCTTACGCTTATTCACTATGATGCTGACATCCTCGCGGCTTTGATGGAACTCTCCGGCGGCACCGTTGAAACGATTTCCATTCACGATACCCGCACCGGCCGCCATCTTGCCCGTTTGACTGGGCAAAGAAATCGACGATCCCGAGGGAGATCGTTGctgaaggtgctgctgctgctgctgctggcgaccgGTGGAAGCAGGATGGCCCAGGACGATGTCAACCTTTACATCGTCGCTCGATTCACTTGGACCACAGCTTACATTTGACAGGTCACTGGTAGAATCATTGTAAttatgctgctgttgctgctgttgctgctgctggtgcagatGGTTGTTGAGCAACTGCGGATGGTGCGGCTGAGAGGAAGAgtccttcaccttcacctcCTCCTCACCCACCGTTACGACCGAAACATGACTAGTGTCCAGCAGGAGCAACTTGCTATTGCTattgttgctactgctgctgctattgaGAATACCGCTACTGCTTCCGTTGAATACTTCGTCCTCTTCATCGCCCTCTTCTTCGCCCCTTCGGCGCGCCACCTCCATTGCCCGGGCCACCGTTTCCTCCACATAGCCGGGGCTTACGATCAGCACTTCGCTTTCGTCCAGCTTCCGTGCAATCGCAGCCGAAGGGGTACTCCCGGCCGGTATCGGTTGCTGCTTGCGGTAGCGGGGCGAAGCGACCGTATTCTCGAGACTGTCGAGCGACTGgaagtcgtcgtcggtggacgACTCGTTGACGTGCGTTTTGTTCAGCTCGTTCGATACAATCACAACCTCATCGCCCGCTCGCCGTTGCGCTGCGGCCGATCGGCGTTGCGACGATCCGAACGATTTGGTCGACGAAGCCGACGAAGAGGTACCCGAGGGCGAAGAGGTCACGGCGATTGCTCCCGGTATCGAGTTGTCGATAATGACGGGCGGGTGGCTGGTGACGACCGTTACCTGCGCCACGTTACTAGCCAGACTGTTCGACGGATCGGCCAGCACGGTCGCATCGTTGATCGTGATGGACGTGGTCGAGGAAGAATTCATCACTGCACCGGGACGCGCATGATGATGTTGCGGGGTGTGCCGTCCCGCTGCGGCCATTGCTTTGAGTGCCGCTTCTTCCtcgtccaccagcagcggtgacgatgaagacgacgacggcggcggtggcggcagcggcggcgacgacgacgatggtggtggaatCGCACGTGGAATGGCAACGTTCGTAGGATGAGGGTGCTTCGCCATCGGTGACGAAGGTGACGGTTTGGTACCGTCCTTGGCAGGTGGTGTTGGCGGAGCGTGCTCCTTGCGTGGCGGTGACGACTTCGAGTGCTCGTCTACACGCGACACCGATGCTGGTACCACCGATGAAATCAAGTTGGCGGACGCATCGGGGCGATCCTTGCCTCTACCGCCGGAAGCTTCACtttccggcggtggcgtttgTGGTGTTTCCGGTGGCGTAAGAGGCGTCCCTCCTGCCATTCCCTTAGGAATGTCTGAGGAAGCACCCCCGACACCACCTAGTGCTACCGGCAATAccgttggcggtggtgctggttgggttgatgccgccgccaccggttgaTGCTTCGCCGTTGGTGAtgtaggtgtgtgtggcggtggaGGAGCGGGACCTTTCCGGACGCCACCACTGACTCCTCCGGCGCCGACCGAAGACTTCCGCTCGCCAGCACTGCCGCTGGGCACGGTAGTGACCGACTCATCCACCGGTGCTTGCTGCTCGTCGTTCGTCGTGCTGTTTGCAACGGGCAGCACCGGCGTGGGGATGTTTACCGCTTGTGGCGGTGAGTTGCTGCTACGATTAGAGAActgtcgtggtggtggcggcagctcATCGTCGGGTGATTGGGGCTTCTTAAAAACAACTCCCGGGaccgtggcggcggctgttgctggCTGGAGATCCTGCGGCGGTAccggggcggccaccggtgttAGCCCGCTTTTGGCCGATTTGGAGGGATCCTCTTCGCTAGCGGGAACAGGAGTGGATTccttcgaatcccgggacgATTTCGAAAGGGACGTTGGTGTGTCTGGAACTGCAAGCAAGAAGGGGGGTCAATGAATTTTGCTCGCGTCATAAACAACGGGCAACACAGCGACTTACGTTTATCAGTTTCTTGGCTTTGCAGCGACGACGAGTCATCGTCCAAGTCGAGCGGAAGGGCAGAGTTGCGGGGTTCCTGAGCATAAGAATAATagtacaaacacacaaaacacgatATTAATAAAACTGACCAAAGAACAAACGACTAtcgaacaacaaaaccaaaaggaAAGTTAAGAAAGTGGGAAATAAATACATTGTAATGCAACGTTCGGAACTCAAAGTCAAGCTAATGCCACTGTAAGGCTTAACACAAAAACGAGGCAGAGTTCGGACGAACTTTTGATTCGTTTCGGCGCCGCCAATGAGCATAGTTACAATACGACAACCGAAAAGAGGGGCAattagaaaaacgaaacaggtGGACAAACCGATAAGAACTCTACGGAACTCTATTGCCAGACTAGACGTTTACGCACACTACGGAccgattttcactttttctacGCGACACTTTACGTttacagaaaagaaaacgtttTACAACACCGAAGCGAAGAGAGTGACTTTTCCGAAGAAAGCTCAACCTCTGCACACTCTATGGATCCGTTCCGATCCGCACATAGACCGGTGGTGGATCCGTCTACTGACAGCACCGGTACGTaggacaaaaaacaacacacaacacacgcacacagaatCAATCAACGATGCTCGAAAGGTATCGGAATCGGGCTGCCGACGATGAGAAAACACTCTAGTCTGACAAAACTTACCAACCCTCTGATAAAGCGATCTGCGTTTCGCTTGCCGTTTCGCTTTCTATacttatttgttttttatttagttaGTTTTTATCGGATCAGAGTGGAGCAAATGTTTCGGTTTGTCGTTCGAGATGGCGCACGTTTGGATGCGAGCGATGTTAGTGTGTAAGAGAGCGGCGGCGCAGTTAGATGAGAAAAAATGTAAAGGATATGACGTTAGAATACAGATTGAAGCTTGCGCATCGAGGCGAGCATCGACCAGCGTGTGACACTTGTTTAAGGAATTTCAGGCAAAGACTAGTTGGCCAGCAAGTGGCGGATCGTACCTCTGCCTCCTCATCCACCAACTCCTCTTCAACGACGTCCGCTTTGTACTCCAGGAGCAGGTCTTTGATGGGTTTCGAGTCCAGGTTGCCGCTGATAAACGGTAGCCCTATAAGTACATCCGTCGATGGCCTCTGCTGAGGATCCTGTGAACAACAGGCAGAAGGGACAAGTCTTAGTCGAGTCCAGCCCACTTCCCTGTGGCCGATTCGTGCCATACCTTCACCAGGGTGCGGGCCAGGAAGTCGTTAAAGTGTTTCGACCACTTCGACGGCTGGTCCAGCTTCGGTGGATCGCTTTTCTGTATCTTGAGCAGCACCCGCATCGGTGACATCTCGCTGTTCGGTGGCTCCATCTGAGCGAACTCGATCAGCGTTATACCGAGCGACCAGATGTCGACCTTAAAGTCGTACGGATTGTCGCGAAACGTTTCGCACAGCACCAGCTCCGGTGCCATCCAGTACGGGGTGCCGATGAACGTGTCGTGCTTCTGCATCGTGTGCTTGTTCTTAGCCGACACACCGAAGTCAGCTACAAAACAGGCGAGGTTtgtgttaatttaaaatggtGTACCTTAAATGTTACTTCCGATAGGGAACGGGACACTGCCCGCACTTACCTAGCTTGACGCCACCGTCCATCGTGAGCAGCACGTTGCCGGCCTTCAAGTCCCGGTGTATCACCTTGTTTTTGTGTAAATGGTTCAGTCCGGCGCACATGTGCTTGCACACGTA
Coding sequences within it:
- the LOC128268180 gene encoding antigen 5 like allergen Cul n 1-like; the encoded protein is MFRVYSRWSRFLVWFAIVNHHHHLWTVGAAFDYCAASKDLCQVDGARHVVCNGRNFSTVCHQPKLIKMTERYREQVLEFHNRLRNNVACGYFRRYAEASSMEQLEWSPKLARMAEYNARTCTFAHDECRNTRKLRAVGQNLAINWFHGVNVSVTQAIDSFQRHWYQEYENGHQKLLNRYTQHSIQAGIGHFTQMIHADTQSVGCAMVRFAGTRQGVTVTQYYLVCNYSEGNLYERPVYRKGKRCSKCKYGCSAAAAYKCLCRKQ
- the LOC128278616 gene encoding STE20-like serine/threonine-protein kinase, whose translation is MSFLNNLKKVFHLGSGEAKKKRIFNNIRMDTDPNDFWEMIGELGDGAFGKVYKAQSRETKQLAAAKMCTLEDEENLSDHMVEIDILSEIKHPNIVGLYEAFSIDDKLWMLIEYCDGGALDSIMVELEKPLTEAQIAYVCKHMCAGLNHLHKNKVIHRDLKAGNVLLTMDGGVKLADFGVSAKNKHTMQKHDTFIGTPYWMAPELVLCETFRDNPYDFKVDIWSLGITLIEFAQMEPPNSEMSPMRVLLKIQKSDPPKLDQPSKWSKHFNDFLARTLVKDPQQRPSTDVLIGLPFISGNLDSKPIKDLLLEYKADVVEEELVDEEAEEPRNSALPLDLDDDSSSLQSQETDKLPDTPTSLSKSSRDSKESTPVPASEEDPSKSAKSGLTPVAAPVPPQDLQPATAAATVPGVVFKKPQSPDDELPPPPRQFSNRSSNSPPQAVNIPTPVLPVANSTTNDEQQAPVDESVTTVPSGSAGERKSSVGAGGVSGGVRKGPAPPPPHTPTSPTAKHQPVAAASTQPAPPPTVLPVALGGVGGASSDIPKGMAGGTPLTPPETPQTPPPESEASGGRGKDRPDASANLISSVVPASVSRVDEHSKSSPPRKEHAPPTPPAKDGTKPSPSSPMAKHPHPTNVAIPLMNSSSTTSITINDATVLADPSNSLASNVAQVTVVTSHPPVIIDNSIPGAIAVTSSPSGTSSSASSTKSFGSSQRRSAAAQRRAGDEVVIVSNELNKTHVNESSTDDDFQSLDSLENTVASPRYRKQQPIPAGSTPSAAIARKLDESEVLIVSPGYVEETVARAMEVARRRGEEEGDEEDEVFNGSSSGILNSSSSSNNSNSKLLLLDTSHVSVVTVGEEEVKVKDSSSQPHHPQLLNNHLHQQQQQQQQQHNYNDSTSDLSNVSCGPSESSDDVKVDIVLGHPASTGRQQQQQQHLQQRSPSGSSISLPSQTGKMAAGAGIVNGNRFNGAAGEFHQSREDVSIIVNKRKIEKQRISPDSSVGSFDGAGGSVRSASTPIHGTVVGGAAGAHHQRTGSGTTSKQQLQHDRSDAESIATTTSHDSREQGAAELLEEEVTLRRKQLPPAAGEPDDDKLAPLPSGLTAGSPNTAAQAGVTSAATTTTGGAGGGAGAGSGGGAVRQKANRTITKEELHLQNLKKKTRKRTRKFEIDGVQVTTTTSKVIYSDEDSNKLYDDHLFRKQELRELKMLQKQEKKQFYDLQAKEANAKEQQEKKFEQERVQLERTFEADMDVLARHHRQTVEKFEQQQEAELRNTSKKIRAEQERELKLFRDGLKQEIRLLKQEVDLLPKEKRKDEFRNRKTQMEFEHEEREKSFLSRLSETHEMALRRISEIYREKLSSTDKGHLQQKQTAMRTREAMLWELEEKHIHDKHQLAKRHVKDICFMQRHQMIIRHEKELDQIKRMITRKEEELVKRQTIERRALPKRIRAERKARDMMFRESLRISMTTDPEVERDKLKKFQEQEKKRYTQEQLRFETKHSKQLEELRATSEGSIRELEQLQNEKRKQLLEHETAKLRECDEALQKDLREWKGQLMPRKQAVERELNRMVDEYEAAWGGPVDRREFDGDFIVPPELRNRANSLNTRSLRLLNITRSRTFLTLPNVPNGSSRSTIHGSVPDLSRSVPNTPNSGHKLSLASSYDSVLEENESENHPPGGAGGSGGGPVGGGPVGGGVMHGAHGSYQYAVKYVHTNDDGVGGGVHLRRKSEDILSSGKRTRIPIKSFLHSTAGSSSSAASTYGLAAGPQARSGGPSSNYSASQSRLTEPKDRGMVSIRLNSTAASTSSTPPSRKPINIFDGMTNRSNIPQYLTGSGMVTTTMPRSSVGWGPSRLGENSFTASDANLNHRLTTFSSARGGLPLPAAAVPTGGTMPGRKSGPPGGLKLSPSTPVLLAPSKDDDTNV